In a single window of the Nakaseomyces glabratus chromosome B, complete sequence genome:
- the APC4 gene encoding anaphase promoting complex subunit 4 (CAGL0B01859g~Ortholog(s) have ubiquitin-protein transferase activity, role in anaphase-promoting complex-dependent catabolic process, protein ubiquitination and anaphase-promoting complex, nuclear periphery localization), whose amino-acid sequence MGEDIVLDRFLKYNPKYGLFGMNEDNHSLVIRRTSDNVGIVKINVRNIVLLLDYFWDPIDGKYLALFLKDGSVRIYDIFNGGKLISFLRVLPVVLGSNKPSLDCCLWDRIIIPKSGSSELRIPNNDLTESMPTLVKFVQDAKQIDIIPNRSITKLWRSIGNNEKKVVDVHLGYSCSSAQVTILINGEYLIEKSVSDINQIQKKIPISLNKKEFCEAIYEIHFDDYSRLQIDLTGILLNDDKLDLIETQIKMTNHFDLIKDHFNLIEKSVLAPYYEFLESIGGINDLDVLERLFLIGELDTKLGNWFKETINEKNLKKWSRLGNEFYSNFKQVLIIVFVPICERLMVLTNRINGMIKGIDLQESQETSLLDISELQSFLNLVLKLLAELNEDETYFKQDFLPWLTDKVYESINNEYKSVFFKAEYGNNKRILNIIKYFEATVIEIDYSLRTHLNKLKDENEKIINLFQKFSKSSLKTCLSEFETKLFEPKKAVKLLACEKICNDVCNYVQVLMSKDYILEILLVDAVTGTVLLSEKYNSIQNPFGYEITLDNIISCTLVGTEKVNKDDTYMQDILAGGNSLVQENDNKIEIYAVFGTALDVDIENIIQVKLHPPKISLKLRTA is encoded by the coding sequence ATGGGTGAAGATATAGTTTTGGATCGTTTTTTAAAGTACAACCCTAAATATGGTCTATTTGGAATGAATGAGGATAACCATTCTCTGGTGATTAGGAGAACAAGTGATAATGTTGGAATTGTGAAGATAAATGTTCGGaatattgttcttttattGGATTATTTTTGGGATCCTATTGATGGTAAATATTTAGCGCTGTTTCTTAAGGATGGTAGTGTCAGGATATATGACATATTCAATGGTGGTAAGCTTATCTCTTTTCTTAGAGTCCTTCCCGTGGTCTTGGGATCCAATAAGCCCAGTTTAGACTGTTGTTTGTGGGATAGAATTATTATACCGAAGTCAGGATCCTCTGAATTGAGAATACCCAATAACGATCTTACAGAAAGCATGCCGACACTAGTCAAATTTGTGCAGGACGCAAAGCAGATTGATATTATACCTAATAGAAGCATCACAAAACTATGGAGATCAATTGGTAACAATGAGAAGAAGGTAGTAGATGTTCATCTAGGATACAGTTGTTCTAGCGCGCAGGTAACAATATTGATTAACGGTGAATACCTGATAGAAAAATCAGTTAGTGATATTAaccaaatacaaaaaaaaatacctATCAGTCTTAATAAGAAGGAATTTTGTGAAGCAATCTATGAGATACATTTTGATGATTATTCTAGATTACAAATTGACTTAACAGGTATTTTACTGAATGATGATAAATTGGATTTGATAGAAACACAAATTAAAATGACTAATCATTTCGATCTTATTAAAGATCATTTCAACTTGATAGAAAAATCGGTGCTAGCTCCATATTATGAATTTCTGGAAAGTATTGGTGGCATAAATGACTTGGATGTACTAGAAAGATTATTCTTGATCGGTGAGTTAGATACAAAACTTGGCAATTGGTTCAAAGAAActattaatgaaaaaaacCTAAAAAAGTGGTCTCGATTAGGAAACGAATTTTACTCCAATTTTAAGCAAGTTTTgattattgtttttgttcCAATATGTGAAAGACTGATGGTGTTGACTAACAGAATCAATGGAATGATAAAAGGTATCGATTTGCAAGAAAGCCAGGAAACTTCTTTATTGGATATTAGTGAATTGCAgtctttcttgaatttgGTACTAAAACTCTTAGCAGAAttaaatgaagatgagaCATATTTTAAACAGGATTTTCTTCCTTGGCTTACAGATAAAGTATATGAAAGCATTAACAATGAGTACAAAAGTGTATTTTTTAAGGCAGAATATGGCAATAATAAGAGAATTctaaatataataaaatattttgagGCTACAgtaattgaaattgattaTTCATTAAGAACACATTTAAACAAACttaaagatgaaaatgagaaAATAATCAATTTATTTCAGAAGTTTTCAAAAAGTAGCTTGAAAACATGTTTGTCGGAATTTGAAACCAAGTTGTTCGAACCCAAAAAGGCTGTAAAATTACTAGCTTGTGAAAAAATATGCAACGATGTTTGTAATTATGTGCAGGTGCTAATGTCTAAAGATTATATTCTGGAAATATTATTGGTAGACGCCGTTACAGGTACTGTTTTGTTGTCggaaaaatataatagtaTCCAGAACCCGTTTGGTTACGAAATAACATTAGATAATATCATATCATGTACGTTAGTGGGCACCGAAAAGGTAAATAAAGATGATACATACATGCAAGACATTCTTGCGGGAGGAAATTCATTGGTTcaagaaaatgataataaaatagaGATATATGCAGTGTTTGGAACAGCACTGGATGTTGATATTGAGAACATAATTCAGGTAAAGCTTCATCCGCCTAAAAtatcattgaaattaaGAACCGCTTAG
- the COX26 gene encoding Cox26p (CAGL0B01875g~Ortholog(s) have mitochondrial respiratory chain complex IV, mitochondrial respiratory chain supercomplex localization), giving the protein MFRSVGINRMRYVMNSSMTRSLSSTARTQAQGRIGPSWTIAEIKRLTPTLIGWASFLTVTLGWPFGIYFWKKPN; this is encoded by the coding sequence ATGTTTAGATCAGTCGGAATTAACAGAATGAGATATGTCATGAACTCTAGTATGACAAGATCGTTGTCTTCTACTGCAAGGACACAAGCTCAAGGCCGTATTGGTCCTTCTTGGACTATTGctgaaataaaaagattaaCACCTACACTTATTGGCTGGGCGTCATTTCTAACAGTTACTTTAGGCTGGCCATTTGGTATTTACTTCTGGAAAAAGCCAAACTAA
- the TRM1 gene encoding tRNA (guanine26-N2)-dimethyltransferase (CAGL0B01881g~Ortholog(s) have tRNA (guanine-N2-)-methyltransferase activity, role in tRNA N2-guanine methylation and mitochondrion, nuclear inner membrane localization): MSAMLKAAFSKVRNNLFKGQLPAVAVDPSDFTIVTEGKADILFPKQEEVFYNPIQQFNRDLSVTCIQAWDHLYGSKLKSHRQRKRTSSEPEAKRRKLDPKDEEHRYITILEALSATGLRAIRYAKEIPHVKEIIANDLLPAAVKSIQRNIDYNGVQDIVTANQDDANVLMYRNKSDNKKYHVIDLDPYGTVTPFIDAALQSIEEDGLMLVTCTDLSVLAGNGYPEKCFALYGGVNMVSHDATHESALRLVLNLLNQSAAKYKKHVEPLLSLSIDFYVRVFVKVKTSPIKVKELQSNTMITYHCSQCGSFANQKLGRKVDKQSRKKKQQTITKFSVAQGPPIDSKCQFCGGTSLLAGPMYAGPLHNHEFIEEVLKINEKRFKEKDTVYGTKERIKGMLTLAKNELNHDGSQFYFSPNTLSSLIKLQVPALKTIAAGLGSLGFECSLTHAQPSTIKTNAPWDAIWYVMKKCHENKEDYQGRNLEDMPEKGIGYRILKYLEDNKEHYDQLYGEKLSFAPNETSGSIEKLRKLKIVRYQENPTKNWGPKARPSGKET; this comes from the coding sequence ATGTCTGCTATGTTGAAGGCTGCCTTTTCCAAGGTGCGCAACAACCTTTTCAAAGGTCAATTGCCAGCAGTGGCCGTTGATCCAAGTGATTTCACCATTGTTACCGAGGGTAAAGCCGACATACTGTTCCCTAAGCAAGAGGAAGTGTTCTACAACCCGATCCAGCAGTTCAACAGAGACCTGAGTGTCACTTGCATACAGGCGTGGGATCATCTGTACGGAAGTAAGTTGAAGAGTCACCGCCAGAGGAAGAGGACATCATCGGAACCCGAAGCCAAGAGACGTAAACTGGATCCCAAGGACGAGGAGCACAGATACATCACGATACTGGAAGCCTTGTCCGCCACAGGACTAAGAGCCATCAGGTATGCTAAGGAGATCCCGCATGTCAAAGAGATCATCGCCAATGATCTGCTGCCTGCAGCAGTGAAATCCATTCAAAGGAATATTGATTACAATGGCGTGCAAGATATTGTAACTGCTAACCAAGATGATGCTAATGTCCTGATGTACAGAAACAAGTCTGATAATAAGAAGTACCATGTGATTGATCTTGATCCATATGGTACTGTTACCCCATTTATCGATGCCGCTTTGcaatcaattgaagaagacgGCCTAATGCTAGTGACATGCACTGATCTCTCTGTTCTGGCAGGTAATGGTTACCCAGAGAAGTGCTTTGCTCTTTATGGTGGTGTCAATATGGTTTCCCATGATGCTACACATGAAAGTGCGTTGCGTTTAGTGTTGAACTTACTTAATCAAAGCGCCGCTAAATACAAAAAGCACGTTGAGCCATTGCTTTCCTTGAGTATTGACTTCTACGTTCGTGTTTTTGTTAAAGTGAAGACAAGCCCAATCAAGGTCAAAGAACTGCAGTCTAACACAATGATTACATACCATTGTTCTCAATGCGGTTCTTTTGCAAATCAAAAATTGGGAAGGAAAGTTGATAAACAGAGTAGAAAAAAGAAGCAGCAGACAATTACCAAATTTTCTGTTGCTCAAGGACCACCAATTGACTCCAAGTGTCAATTCTGTGGTGGAACAAGCCTTCTAGCTGGCCCAATGTACGCAGGTCCACTTCATAACCATGAATTTATTGAGGAAGTACTAAAGATTAACGAAAAAAGAttcaaagagaaagataCCGTTTATGGCACAAAGGAGAGAATTAAAGGTATGCTAACGTTGGCCAAGAACGAACTGAATCATGACGGATCacaattttatttcagTCCGAACACATTATCTTCATTAATTAAGCTACAGGTTCCAGCTTTGAAAACCATTGCTGCTGGGTTAGGTTCCCTTGGATTTGAATGCTCTCTGACTCATGCTCAACCATCTACAATTAAGACTAATGCTCCATGGGATGCAATCTGGTATGTGATGAAAAAATGTCATGAGAACAAAGAGGACTATCAAGGCAGAAACTTAGAAGATATGCCGGAAAAGGGTATTGGATAcagaattttgaaatacCTAGAAGATAACAAAGAACATTACGACCAATTATATGGTGAAAAACTTTCATTTGCACCTAATGAAACCAGTGGTAGCATTGAAAAGTTaagaaaactaaaaattGTTAGATACCAGGAAAACCCAACCAAGAACTGGGGACCAAAAGCCCGTCCATCaggaaaagaaacataA
- the DPB4 gene encoding DNA polymerase epsilon noncatalytic subunit (CAGL0B01903g~Ortholog(s) have DNA-directed DNA polymerase activity, double-stranded DNA binding, nucleosomal DNA binding, single-stranded DNA binding activity), which translates to MPPKGWRKDAQGNYPTTSYMKEQENVTMQDLLFPRSVIMALAKEVPEMQQQQVQVQAAEKGEPVEKTPAKKLVVTKDASMALQHSATVFVNHLLMYARELAKEQDRRSCNVDDILNALEHMGHPGLKPLVANRLDDYQEALEWKKQLKAQLQILNGEAEEEPNELGTYDHDNETDDEEIRDEPEKKLKVEP; encoded by the coding sequence ATGCCACCAAAGGGCTGGAGAAAGGATGCGCAAGGTAACTATCCCACCACTTCTTATATGAAGGAGCAAGAGAATGTGACGATGCAGGATCTGTTATTCCCCAGGAGTGTGATCATGGCGCTGGCTAAGGAAGTACCTGAGATGCAGCAGCAACAGGTGCAGGTGCAGGCGGCAGAGAAAGGTGAGCCTGTGGAGAAGACGCCCGCCAAGAAGCTGGTTGTCACCAAGGATGCGTCGATGGCGCTGCAACACAGCGCCACAGTGTTTGTGAACCACCTGCTGATGTACGCCAGAGAACTAGCCAAGGAGCAAGACCGCCGCAGTTGCAACGTCGACGATATACTCAATGCTCTGGAGCACATGGGCCACCCGGGCTTGAAACCGCTCGTCGCCAACAGACTAGATGACTACCAGGAGGCGCTAGAGTGGAAGAAACAACTGAAAGCACAGCTACAGATACTGAACGGAGAAGCCGAGGAGGAGCCCAACGAGCTGGGCACATACGACCACGACAACGAGACGgacgatgaagaaataAGAGACGAGCCTGAAAAGAAGCTGAAAGTAGAACCCTAG